One window of Prionailurus bengalensis isolate Pbe53 chromosome B1, Fcat_Pben_1.1_paternal_pri, whole genome shotgun sequence genomic DNA carries:
- the LOC122475963 gene encoding CLK4-associating serine/arginine rich protein-like: MMLRSPLPAAAASHTASHVSLPLFFFFLTSARGGAATARPLTSPLLARPRPGRGGGGGEGAAPARARPPGPTASRLRRGGATGRGGGRRGRAWRSPRSQPRRRGTERARLARAPGWGRPWPRPAGARRWPAGSPLFPRAPPHYPWLKAARPRLREQREVA, from the exons TGCAGCTTCTCACACAGCCTCTCATGTTTcgctccctcttttcttcttctttttaactaGCGCGCGGGGAGGTGCTGCCACCGCGCGCCCCTTGACGTCACCGCTCCTCGCGCGCCCCCGCCCGGGccgaggtgggggtggaggggagggggcggcacCGGCGCGAGCGCGTCCCCCGGGCCCGACGGCCTCGCGGCTGCGGCGGGGAGGGGCCACAGGCCGCGGCGGCGGACGGAGGGGGAGGGCCTGGCGGAGCCCTCGGAGCCAGCCTCGAAGGCGCGGGACGGAGCGCGCCCGCCTCGCCAGGGCGCCCGGCTGGGGGCGTCCCTGGCCCCGGCCCGCGGGCGCGCGGAGATGGCCCGCTggttcccctctcttccccagagCCCCTCCGCACTACCCCTGGCTAAAGGCTGCCCGGCCGAGGCTCCGAGAGCAA AGGGAAGTTGCATAG